The following coding sequences lie in one Myxococcales bacterium genomic window:
- a CDS encoding AI-2E family transporter → MTQQSLMRPLNPREPAPRARLKQYYLISLIALLAITWMFRVLIKPLLIAILIAYILAPLVSSLQRIRVGPYPLPRWMAVLAIYASLLACAAGAVSLLAPRLMHETQQLIAEVPALSAKVRRKWIPAVERVLAGTTALYQAPLPTRSSGRASHDDAIKDRVSKVFDQLLSEVEHPVIGLLRQAKTVVRDVVAGIFATVLVLMASAYLVLTHRQIHAFFRGCLAPKHQRHYGALLGRIDRGLAGVVRGQLIICVVNGGLSGIGFYVADLSYWPVLTLVATVFSIIPIFGAILSSIPALIIALQQGTSVAVFVGVWILAIHQLEANVLNPKIVGASARLHPVLVMFAIVGAELLFGVLGALLAVPVLSIAASVFVYFRDWNLYRDRLPQGNVDAPPREHPELATTVGPD, encoded by the coding sequence ATGACCCAGCAATCTCTTATGCGCCCTTTGAATCCGCGCGAACCGGCTCCTCGCGCTCGGCTCAAGCAGTACTATCTCATTTCTCTTATTGCCCTGCTTGCCATCACGTGGATGTTTCGGGTGCTCATCAAACCGCTCTTGATCGCTATTTTGATCGCTTACATCCTAGCGCCGCTTGTCAGTTCCTTGCAGCGCATACGGGTCGGCCCCTACCCGCTGCCCCGCTGGATGGCGGTACTGGCCATTTATGCATCGCTCTTGGCGTGCGCAGCCGGAGCGGTATCATTGCTCGCCCCGCGCCTGATGCATGAAACCCAGCAGTTGATTGCAGAGGTGCCCGCGCTCTCGGCGAAAGTGCGGCGCAAATGGATTCCCGCCGTGGAACGCGTCTTAGCTGGAACCACCGCGCTCTACCAGGCTCCTTTACCCACGCGCTCGTCCGGACGCGCTTCGCACGATGACGCGATTAAAGACCGGGTTTCCAAGGTGTTCGATCAACTGCTAAGCGAGGTGGAACATCCGGTGATAGGGTTATTGCGTCAAGCCAAGACAGTCGTTCGTGATGTAGTGGCAGGGATATTTGCCACAGTGCTGGTGCTCATGGCCTCGGCATATCTTGTGCTGACACATCGGCAGATTCACGCTTTTTTTCGTGGATGTTTGGCCCCCAAGCATCAAAGACACTACGGTGCCCTTTTGGGACGCATCGATCGAGGCCTGGCAGGCGTCGTGCGAGGCCAACTGATCATCTGCGTGGTCAACGGCGGGCTCTCCGGCATTGGGTTTTACGTGGCAGATCTTTCATACTGGCCCGTATTAACCCTGGTGGCGACAGTCTTTTCGATCATCCCCATCTTTGGCGCTATTTTGAGTTCCATTCCCGCGCTTATCATTGCCCTGCAACAGGGGACGAGTGTGGCTGTGTTCGTCGGTGTATGGATCCTTGCCATCCACCAGCTCGAGGCCAACGTGCTCAACCCCAAAATCGTCGGCGCGTCCGCGAGGCTTCATCCCGTTCTGGTGATGTTTGCCATCGTGGGGGCCGAGCTTTTATTTGGTGTATTGGGGGCACTGCTCGCCGTTCCGGTACTCAGCATCGCCGCCAGCGTTTTTGTGTATTTTCGTGATTGGAACTTGTATCGAGACCGCCTCCCTCAAGGCAACGTGGATGCGCCGCCGCGAGAACATCCCGAGCTGGCTACGACCGTTGGGCCGGACTAA
- a CDS encoding peptide chain release factor 3: MTRAQEVERRRTFAIVSHPDAGKTTLTEKLLLYGGAIHLAGAVKARRSQLASRSDWMELERKRGISITTSVMQFDYEDIRYNLLDTPGHQDFSEDTYRTLMAADCAVMLIDAAKGVEAQTRRLFQVCRMRGIPVITVINKLDLAARDPFSLLAEVEEVLELPTVPFTWPIGSGKQFQGVYVPATQQVLRFERTDKNTRPVPVQTRGIDDPELAALLGQEAVEELRANIELIQGAGEIFARQRFLAGHQSPVFFLSALTNFGVEPFLREFAALCPPPGPATDRTGRVIAPDSPMFSGFVFKIQANMDPAHRDRIAFLRICSGEFEGGMRVHHSRMSKSIRLAYAQQFMAQERQTVRSAFAGDIVGLFDTGMLRIGDTLSTEAGVCFDSVPRFSPEHFARLALDDPMKRKQFQKGVLQLAEEGTVQLFTEEGREKDPVVGVVGQLQFDVLAYRLQHEYGAKARLEPMAYRYARWVDGVSSLGELETKRVGMPLWDQDHQPVLLLKDEWELNHVTQNNPQWTFRETASYLGASA; encoded by the coding sequence GTGACCAGAGCCCAGGAAGTAGAACGTCGAAGGACGTTCGCCATCGTTTCGCATCCGGATGCAGGGAAGACCACGCTTACCGAAAAGCTGTTGCTATACGGTGGGGCCATCCACCTCGCTGGTGCGGTCAAAGCGCGTCGCTCCCAGTTGGCATCCAGAAGTGATTGGATGGAGCTTGAACGCAAGCGAGGCATTTCCATAACCACCAGTGTGATGCAATTTGATTATGAGGACATACGATACAACCTTCTCGACACCCCGGGGCATCAGGACTTTAGCGAAGATACCTACCGCACACTGATGGCTGCGGACTGCGCCGTGATGTTGATCGACGCTGCCAAAGGCGTTGAAGCGCAGACGCGGCGACTGTTTCAAGTGTGCAGGATGCGCGGCATTCCGGTTATCACAGTGATCAATAAGCTAGACCTCGCGGCGCGTGACCCTTTTTCGTTGCTTGCGGAGGTCGAGGAGGTCCTGGAGCTCCCCACAGTTCCATTCACGTGGCCCATTGGAAGCGGCAAGCAGTTTCAGGGCGTCTATGTGCCGGCGACTCAGCAAGTACTGCGGTTTGAGCGCACGGACAAGAACACGCGGCCTGTGCCTGTGCAAACGCGCGGCATCGACGATCCAGAACTCGCGGCCCTTCTTGGGCAGGAAGCCGTCGAGGAACTGCGCGCCAACATCGAGTTGATTCAAGGGGCGGGCGAGATTTTTGCACGACAACGCTTTCTCGCCGGGCATCAAAGCCCGGTCTTCTTTCTAAGCGCGCTTACGAATTTTGGTGTGGAACCATTTTTACGAGAATTTGCGGCTTTATGCCCCCCGCCGGGGCCGGCCACCGACAGAACTGGCCGGGTTATCGCGCCCGACAGCCCTATGTTTTCGGGCTTTGTGTTCAAGATTCAGGCCAACATGGACCCGGCCCACCGTGACCGCATCGCATTTCTCAGGATTTGCTCGGGCGAATTCGAAGGCGGTATGCGCGTGCATCATTCCCGCATGAGCAAGAGCATCCGGCTGGCCTACGCTCAGCAGTTTATGGCTCAGGAACGCCAGACCGTCAGAAGCGCATTTGCTGGAGATATAGTGGGGCTGTTTGACACGGGAATGTTACGCATCGGCGACACGCTGAGCACTGAAGCCGGGGTGTGTTTTGATTCTGTGCCCCGTTTCTCGCCCGAACATTTTGCTCGATTAGCGCTCGATGATCCGATGAAGCGAAAGCAATTCCAAAAAGGGGTGTTGCAACTTGCAGAGGAGGGGACGGTCCAGCTTTTTACTGAGGAAGGCCGAGAAAAAGACCCTGTGGTGGGCGTAGTGGGTCAGCTTCAGTTTGACGTCCTGGCTTATCGGCTGCAGCACGAGTACGGTGCCAAGGCGCGTCTTGAACCTATGGCGTACCGCTATGCTCGCTGGGTCGATGGTGTGAGCTCGCTTGGCGAGCTTGAAACCAAGCGGGTGGGCATGCCACTGTGGGATCAAGATCACCAACCAGTGCTTTTGCTCAAAGATGAGTGGGAGCTAAACCATGTCACCCAAAATAACCCTCAATGGACGTTTCGTGAGACCGCTTCATATCTTGGCGCATCCGCGTAG
- a CDS encoding alkaline phosphatase: protein MNTETSIRNVSLALALLTACAAPRPFAATARMSDGQPNPLSCTPEPVGTGALDTSLCGLESPTCSEVEARLSIPDPLAGLPLKSSDDRPFDFVVVLSVDGLRPDMISSRTPTFESLKEHATWAENAFTIHRSTTLPSHAAMLSGVDTDRHGITFNAYRPGFGSIRFPGIAEVVRRAGMELGMFVAKYKLIHLIEPSAVSAFHVGGINCERVASQAAPFIVSAATGLAIVHFSETDVAGHRYGWMSPRYRSAAEKADRCSRVLLTAVSRRSNPERTLMIITADHGGHGRRHMSGQDVDRRIPWMATSSSLKSPDRIRRELSTMDTAATVLGALGLPLPHGMVGRPVVEVLGTPQDPNKSAMMLPP, encoded by the coding sequence GTGAACACCGAGACCAGCATACGTAATGTATCCTTGGCGCTTGCGCTGCTGACGGCATGTGCGGCTCCCAGGCCGTTCGCTGCCACGGCGCGCATGTCCGATGGGCAGCCGAATCCCTTGAGCTGCACGCCTGAGCCCGTCGGCACGGGGGCGCTTGACACAAGTCTCTGCGGGCTTGAGTCCCCCACGTGTAGTGAAGTGGAGGCGAGGCTGTCGATTCCTGACCCGTTGGCGGGGCTACCGCTGAAATCCTCGGACGATCGGCCTTTCGATTTCGTGGTGGTGCTTTCTGTCGACGGTTTGCGGCCGGACATGATCTCTTCTCGAACCCCCACATTCGAGAGCCTCAAGGAACATGCCACCTGGGCAGAAAATGCCTTCACCATTCATCGTTCCACCACGTTGCCGTCACACGCGGCGATGTTAAGCGGCGTTGATACCGATAGGCATGGCATCACTTTCAACGCGTATCGACCTGGGTTTGGGAGCATCCGGTTCCCTGGCATTGCGGAGGTAGTGCGACGAGCCGGCATGGAGCTTGGGATGTTCGTCGCCAAGTACAAACTTATTCACTTGATAGAGCCGAGCGCCGTCAGCGCCTTCCACGTTGGCGGCATCAATTGTGAGCGGGTGGCATCCCAGGCAGCTCCGTTCATTGTAAGCGCTGCGACGGGTCTGGCTATTGTGCATTTTTCGGAGACAGATGTCGCCGGGCATCGGTATGGATGGATGTCGCCGCGGTATCGCAGCGCCGCGGAGAAGGCCGATCGCTGTAGCCGAGTCCTCCTCACAGCGGTGAGCCGCCGCTCGAATCCCGAAAGGACGCTGATGATCATCACGGCCGACCATGGAGGTCATGGCCGACGCCACATGAGCGGGCAAGATGTGGACAGGCGGATTCCTTGGATGGCCACAAGCAGCAGCCTGAAATCCCCGGATCGCATTCGGCGCGAGTTGAGCACCATGGACACCGCCGCGACTGTATTAGGCGCCTTGGGGCTCCCTTTGCCGCATGGCATGGTTGGCCGTCCGGTCGTAGAGGTGCTTGGCACCCCACAAGACCCCAATAAGTCCGCAATGATGTTGCCGCCATAG
- the truA gene encoding tRNA pseudouridine(38-40) synthase TruA: MGRRPGFHFLVFAHGVRLTIAYDGTDFCGWQKQRAERSVQKVLEDTIAGITGHPIKLRAASRTDSGVHALGNVAAFCTSRFIDTTGWRQGINSELPEDVSVTHVSACSPDYNPRHDTLGKRYRYLLEIARVRHPLYRKYVWHPHVAAQSFDVERLRHGAKIFEGTHDFAAFRNSADTRVSTVRHISEIKVDPGFSNEPSLIAVEVHGTAFMHHMVRIMVGTLLKVAIGRMSLDQLRELLGPLGTRGRAGMTAPASGLCLKEVLLGRQIEGAS; this comes from the coding sequence GTGGGCCGCAGGCCTGGGTTTCATTTTCTAGTGTTTGCGCACGGCGTTCGACTAACGATTGCGTACGATGGCACCGACTTTTGCGGTTGGCAGAAGCAACGGGCCGAGCGAAGCGTGCAAAAAGTCCTCGAGGACACGATCGCGGGCATCACCGGTCACCCGATTAAGCTGCGCGCGGCATCGCGCACCGATTCGGGCGTACATGCGTTGGGTAACGTTGCGGCGTTCTGCACCTCGCGTTTTATTGATACGACAGGCTGGCGCCAAGGCATCAACAGCGAACTGCCCGAGGATGTGTCTGTCACCCATGTGAGTGCGTGTTCCCCGGACTATAATCCCCGCCACGATACCTTGGGGAAACGCTATCGGTATCTTCTCGAGATTGCCAGAGTGCGCCATCCGCTCTATAGGAAGTACGTCTGGCATCCGCATGTCGCCGCCCAAAGCTTTGATGTCGAGCGCTTGCGGCACGGGGCGAAGATCTTCGAGGGCACGCATGACTTCGCCGCCTTCCGCAATAGCGCCGATACGCGCGTGTCCACGGTGCGACACATTTCCGAAATTAAGGTGGACCCTGGATTTTCTAACGAACCATCTCTAATTGCAGTAGAAGTCCATGGCACCGCATTCATGCATCATATGGTGCGTATTATGGTCGGCACATTGCTGAAGGTGGCCATCGGTCGGATGTCTTTGGACCAGTTGCGGGAGCTCCTCGGCCCTTTGGGGACCCGTGGGCGCGCGGGTATGACCGCGCCGGCATCTGGGTTATGCTTAAAGGAGGTGCTGCTGGGGCGACAAATTGAGGGAGCTTCATGA
- a CDS encoding aspartate-semialdehyde dehydrogenase, with amino-acid sequence MAQKYTVAVVGATGLVGQTMLRVLEERQFPVERLVPFASERSAGKSVAFNDGGIATEPLDPARFEGVHFALFSAGGDVSRKWAPVAAAMGAVVIDNSSAWRMDPDVPLCVPEVNLKTALDPKKGIIANPNCSTIQLVVALKPIYDAVGIDRIVVSTYQAASGAGAKAVQALRTQIAQEAAGQPIEPGALGGILAGNLLMHWKAEPNGYHEEELKLIRETRKILGDDTIQISPTAVRVPVETGHSEAVTLTTRRPISVAQVRALLAQAPGVELVDDFAQGLYPTPLAVCGKDAVLVGRIREDLGQPGGLQMWIVGDNLRKGAALNAVQIAEGLIRSR; translated from the coding sequence ATGGCGCAAAAATACACAGTAGCGGTGGTGGGTGCCACGGGTTTGGTGGGGCAAACCATGCTGAGAGTTTTGGAGGAGCGGCAGTTCCCCGTAGAGCGCTTGGTGCCGTTTGCATCGGAGAGAAGCGCAGGGAAATCGGTCGCTTTTAACGATGGCGGTATCGCGACAGAGCCCCTTGATCCAGCCCGCTTTGAGGGCGTGCATTTCGCGCTTTTTTCTGCCGGTGGAGATGTCTCCCGAAAGTGGGCGCCCGTAGCGGCTGCGATGGGCGCTGTGGTCATCGACAACTCCTCGGCATGGCGGATGGATCCCGATGTGCCGCTATGCGTGCCCGAAGTGAATCTAAAGACCGCGCTTGATCCGAAAAAAGGCATCATCGCCAACCCGAACTGCTCCACCATTCAACTCGTGGTGGCGCTTAAGCCCATCTATGATGCGGTGGGCATCGATCGCATTGTGGTATCGACATACCAGGCTGCCAGCGGCGCGGGTGCAAAGGCAGTGCAGGCCTTACGCACGCAGATTGCGCAAGAGGCCGCGGGGCAGCCTATCGAACCGGGTGCCTTGGGAGGGATACTGGCGGGTAATCTCTTGATGCATTGGAAAGCCGAGCCAAACGGTTACCACGAAGAGGAGCTAAAGCTCATACGCGAGACGCGAAAAATTTTGGGCGATGACACGATACAGATTTCGCCGACGGCAGTTCGTGTGCCCGTTGAAACCGGGCATTCCGAGGCTGTGACGCTCACGACGCGTCGGCCGATCTCGGTCGCCCAAGTGCGGGCGCTGTTGGCGCAGGCGCCCGGCGTGGAGCTCGTGGATGACTTCGCCCAAGGCCTTTACCCGACCCCTCTGGCCGTGTGCGGGAAGGACGCCGTACTCGTGGGCCGAATCCGCGAGGATCTGGGCCAGCCTGGCGGCCTCCAAATGTGGATTGTTGGAGACAACCTTCGGAAGGGGGCCGCTCTCAACGCGGTACAGATTGCTGAAGGCCTCATCCGATCGCGGTGA